The following coding sequences lie in one Niabella agricola genomic window:
- a CDS encoding glutathione peroxidase translates to MKVLLTTLVLAAVMAAGSIYDFKVAGLTGGTINFKDFKGKKILIVNTASKCGYTHQYEGLEELYKKYRDKLVIVGFPANNFKSQEPGSNEEIAEFCKKNYGVSFPMASKVSVQGADMAPIYKYLIAEAEKKGIKDPIKWNFTKFLMDEKGALIAVFPSKVEPMSEDLLKYLN, encoded by the coding sequence ATGAAAGTACTTCTTACAACACTCGTGCTGGCTGCAGTAATGGCAGCAGGCTCTATCTATGATTTTAAGGTAGCCGGATTGACCGGAGGGACTATCAATTTTAAAGATTTTAAGGGAAAGAAAATCCTGATCGTGAATACCGCCAGCAAGTGTGGCTACACCCATCAGTATGAAGGATTGGAGGAGCTTTATAAAAAATACAGGGATAAGCTGGTGATCGTAGGTTTTCCCGCAAACAATTTTAAGTCACAGGAGCCCGGCAGCAACGAGGAGATTGCTGAGTTCTGCAAAAAAAATTATGGTGTCAGCTTCCCCATGGCCAGCAAGGTATCGGTTCAGGGAGCAGATATGGCGCCTATTTATAAATATTTAATTGCTGAAGCAGAGAAAAAAGGAATAAAAGATCCGATCAAGTGGAATTTTACAAAGTTTTTGATGGATGAAAAGGGAGCGTTGATTGCCGTGTTCCCGTCGAAGGTAGAACCCATGAGTGAGGACCTTTTAAAATACCTGAACTAA
- a CDS encoding ComF family protein: MNEKLIIMNTLQQAWSAFTHLFYPHICAGCGSDALPAGSELCLSCIYGLPVTDFEMNAGNPVEKIFAGRLRIEAASAHCYFSKRSAIQHMLHQLKYGGNQALGRQLGMLLGTGLMQSARFKDIGLLVPMPLFAARERRRGYNQAAVLCGGIAAVTGIPVCTTLIYRTAATESQTKKSRVDRWNNMQGKFSVPDASVAVNQHLLLVDDVVTTGATLEACGSVLLKIPGVRLSITVLCFASN, translated from the coding sequence TTGAATGAGAAGCTGATCATAATGAACACCCTGCAACAAGCCTGGAGCGCTTTTACCCATCTGTTTTATCCGCATATTTGTGCGGGCTGCGGCAGCGATGCATTGCCGGCTGGCAGCGAACTTTGTCTTTCCTGTATATACGGATTACCGGTTACGGATTTTGAAATGAACGCTGGTAATCCGGTTGAAAAAATTTTTGCCGGCCGGTTGCGGATAGAAGCGGCCAGCGCACATTGTTATTTTTCAAAACGATCAGCCATACAACACATGCTCCACCAGCTAAAATATGGCGGTAACCAGGCACTGGGGCGGCAGCTGGGGATGCTGCTGGGTACCGGATTAATGCAATCCGCGCGTTTTAAAGACATCGGCCTTCTGGTGCCGATGCCGTTGTTTGCTGCCAGGGAACGCCGGCGAGGCTATAACCAGGCGGCGGTTTTATGCGGCGGTATTGCTGCTGTAACCGGAATACCAGTTTGCACAACGCTGATTTACAGAACAGCCGCTACAGAAAGTCAAACAAAAAAGAGCCGGGTAGACCGGTGGAACAATATGCAGGGAAAGTTCAGCGTCCCCGATGCGTCAGTGGCTGTAAACCAGCACCTCCTGCTGGTAGATGATGTAGTTACCACGGGTGCAACGCTGGAGGCGTGTGGCAGCGTCTTGCTAAAGATTCCCGGTGTGCGATTGAGTATTACAGTGCTGTGTTTTGCCAGTAATTGA
- a CDS encoding fimbrial biogenesis chaperone: MRYRFPCSLILSLLFCCVLQAQQLSFSPMRLFFKGAPGETVSETITISNTTSQSYEFLLSLKDWNRDSLGIKHYFPVSSLPHSNAKNIKLPQTSFVVAPGEKKTYTVSMRIPIADTQKIASNSMLFFTQVNAPRNETGDKSGIGIRISMEFGIQLFYTPQAAQKGTLRFLAFNYEPGHKKDSAGHRLVVKYQNTGQVHKDGFIRFELTNKQTGEEIKPEPVPIAIMPGDDQVVHYPLPKLAAGNYLAVAILDAGSDNELKVAEKNMHVEE, translated from the coding sequence ATGCGTTATCGGTTCCCCTGCTCTCTTATCTTAAGCCTGCTTTTTTGCTGCGTTTTACAGGCACAGCAGCTCTCTTTTTCTCCCATGCGACTTTTTTTTAAAGGTGCTCCGGGAGAAACCGTAAGTGAAACCATTACGATATCCAATACCACCTCCCAGTCCTATGAATTCCTGTTAAGCCTTAAGGATTGGAACCGGGATTCGCTGGGTATCAAACATTATTTTCCAGTAAGCAGTCTGCCACATTCCAATGCCAAAAATATCAAGCTGCCCCAAACCAGTTTTGTAGTGGCCCCCGGCGAAAAAAAGACCTATACTGTAAGCATGCGTATTCCTATTGCAGACACGCAGAAGATTGCGAGCAATAGCATGCTGTTTTTTACACAGGTCAATGCACCGCGTAATGAAACAGGTGACAAATCAGGCATCGGCATCAGGATCAGCATGGAATTCGGAATCCAGCTTTTTTATACGCCGCAGGCAGCACAAAAAGGAACGCTCCGGTTCCTTGCGTTTAACTATGAGCCGGGGCATAAGAAGGATAGTGCGGGGCACCGCCTGGTGGTAAAATATCAAAACACCGGCCAGGTGCACAAGGATGGTTTTATCCGGTTTGAACTAACAAACAAGCAAACGGGTGAAGAAATAAAACCGGAACCGGTACCCATCGCGATTATGCCCGGGGATGACCAGGTAGTGCATTACCCGTTGCCTAAACTGGCTGCCGGAAACTACCTTGCTGTAGCCATACTGGACGCCGGCTCAGATAATGAATTGAAAGTTGCAGAAAAAAATATGCATGTGGAAGAATAG
- a CDS encoding helix-turn-helix transcriptional regulator produces the protein MVLPSTPVIDTIIVSDNVCFTEHLTAFLRQSTAFCFRIRVVTDSNDSTLHTYRLLFSHPPLILFAADLTRPESLAVLSALAQSFPGCLMVAIGEMGDLGLLLKYIRIGVRGFIPASLSASAFNEALIKIIGGEAFISTAVTGKIFDYLHHNVELTGKLTHRQQQIVEGIVEGLSYKLIAHKYQISIDTVREHIKNIYKTFRINSKAELITLLKFHYL, from the coding sequence ATGGTTTTGCCCTCTACCCCTGTTATTGATACGATTATCGTATCTGACAATGTTTGTTTTACGGAGCACTTAACAGCCTTTCTGAGGCAAAGCACGGCATTTTGCTTCAGGATACGGGTTGTAACAGACTCCAATGATTCGACTTTACATACGTACCGGCTCCTGTTTTCGCATCCGCCGCTGATTTTATTTGCAGCAGATCTTACACGTCCGGAAAGCCTGGCTGTGTTGTCGGCACTTGCTCAATCTTTCCCGGGATGCCTGATGGTAGCCATTGGTGAAATGGGAGATTTGGGTCTGTTGCTGAAATATATACGGATAGGCGTGCGGGGATTTATTCCCGCTTCACTTTCCGCATCCGCCTTTAATGAAGCATTGATAAAAATTATAGGAGGCGAAGCCTTTATCAGCACAGCCGTAACCGGCAAGATCTTTGACTACCTTCACCATAATGTTGAGCTAACCGGCAAACTAACCCACCGGCAACAGCAGATCGTGGAAGGTATTGTGGAAGGACTAAGCTACAAGCTGATTGCGCACAAATACCAGATTTCCATCGACACGGTACGGGAGCATATCAAAAACATTTATAAAACATTCCGCATCAACAGCAAGGCAGAACTGATCACACTGCTTAAGTTTCATTACCTGTAA